The window CAGCAATTTGGTCAAAAAAAAAATTCGTTTTGAGATGAATAATTTTGCAGTTCCTCATTTAGGATCACTATTAAAAAAGAAAGAAAAAAACTGATGATTCGGCTTACCGCACTTTATATAATATTGTTTGCGAGTTGGTGTTTTAACCACAGTATCGGGCAATCCTTGCCTACAGGCTTTAGTCATACGCTTGTTACCAATAACCTTAATGGTCCCACCAATATGGCATTTGCCCCGGACGGCCGTATTTTTATTACCGGCAAGAGTGGTGAAATAAGAATCGTAAAAAACGGATTGCTACTACCAACACCTTTTGCAGTGCTCAATGCAAGTTATACCGGAGAGCGTGGTTTGCTCGGTATTGCCTTCGATCCCAATTTTGCCTCCAACAATTATGTATATGTTCATTATACTATACCCAATGGTAGCAATAACAGGGTGTCGCGCCTAACGGCAAATGGCGATGTGATGGTGCCTAATAGCGAGCTGATTATTTTGAATCTTGATCCGCTAAGTAATGCCACCAACCACAATGGCGGCACCATTAAATTTGGTACTGATGGCAAACTCTACATTGGTGCCGGAGAAAACAACAATGCCGCGGCATCGCAAGACTTAACAAGCTATTTGGGGAAAATACTGCGCATCAATACCGATGGCAGTGCAGCACAAGGAAATCCTTTCTATACTTCGAGCAACAGCAAAAAAAAGCGCATCTGGAGTTATGGGCTCCGCAATCCTTTCAGCTTTTCTTTTCATCCGGGCTTTGGAACCCTGTTTATACAGGATGTTGGAAGCAACCTATTTGAAGAAATAAATAACGGCACACTTGGGGGCTTAAATTTTGGTTGGCCTGCCACCGAAGGTCCCGGAACAAATTCGAGTTACTCCTATCCTCTTTTTAGTTATGCTAATGGAATGGGTGCTACCGAGGGCTGTGCCCTCTCGGGAGGAACATGGTTTGATGCGGCTATTTCAAATTTTCCGAGCACCTATGCTAATAAGTATTTCTTTATTGATTACTGCAATCAATACATCAAATATATAAATGCGAATGGAACGGGAGTAACAACCTTTGCCACCGGTTTGCCTATTGAAAGCATTATACTAGAGCAAGGGCCTGACGGCAATCTCTACTACCTCTCGCGCAGCACCAACGCGCTTTATAAAATTAGTTTTGCTGGTATAAGTGCACCTGTTATTAATGCACAACCGGTAAGCACCACTGCTATTGGCGGGCAATCAGCAACGTTTATGGTAACCGTTACCGGAACAGCACCAATTACCTATCAATGGAAAAAAAATGGTGTTAATATTTCAAACAGCAACAATTCGGTACTTACTTTAAACAATGTTACCGGTGCGAATGCCGGAACGTATACATGCAAGGTGACAAACGCTTACGGAACAGCAACCAGCAATGGCGCGGTCTTAACTGTATTGCCTTACAACGCCCCACCTGTTGCCACCATTATAAGCCCTGCTTCGGCCGCTACCTATACAGGAGGTATGACCCTGACTTTTAGCGGAGATGCAACAGATGCCGAAACAGGTACTTTGCCGGCCACTGTGTTTCAATGGGAAGTTGTTTTTCATCATGCCGCCCATACGCATCCGGGGCCTAGCATTGCGCAACAAGTAAAAACAGGAAGCATTACTATTCCCGATGCAGGCGAAGTGGCTACCGATGTGTTTTACCGCTTATATCTGTATGTTACCGATCCGGCAGGATTATCCGATACCGCATTTGTTGATATACTTCCTCAAATAGTAAACCTAAAATTTAATACCGTACCACAAGGCCTTAAACTGCGCATAGATGGGCAAGAAATAATAACACCTTCTACTATACCCAGTGTGGTGGGGCTTAAGCGACAACTTACTGCCATTACTCCACAATCTGATAATGGTGGCAATACCTTCTCTTTTGTTAACTGGAATACTGCAACTACTCCCACATTAAATATTACCACCCCTACAACCGGCAAAACGTATACAGCTACGTATACTGGCATCTACCGCCCGGCCGACAATCCGTCCAACACCGTGCAGGGTCTCGTAATGGAGCACTATTCAGGCACCTGGACCGACATTCCTGACTTTGCATCCATACTTGCTGATGATGTAGGAACTGTGGCAACCATTTCGGTTGCGACCTATTTAAATACCGACTTCTTTGCCGTTCAGTTTAGCGGCTATATCAATGTACCAAGCGATGGTATTTACACCTTTTATACCGCATCGGATGATGGAAGCAATTTATACATTGGCGATGCATTAATTGTTGATAATGACGGACTGCATGGAATGCTCGAAAAATCGGGCACCATCGGATTGCAGGCCGGATTACATAAAATATCGGTTGGTTTTCTGGAGTACAATGGTGCAGAAAATTTGATAGTAAGCTATGCCGGGCCTGGAATTAATAAACAGGTTGTTGCTGCCTCCTCATTGTTTAGAAATGCTGATGTGGTAGAAATTCCTGTAAACGGTGATGCCTATATACGCAGTGGAACCTACGCTAATACTGCCCTTGGCAACACCGACCCTCTGAAACTAGCCTGCAGGCAGGCAACTGCTGCCAACAGCAATTTTCAACAAACCATTCTAAAGTTTGATATCTCAGGATTGAATAATCCTGTTGATTCCGCTTTATTGGTGATGCATGGAGCACTTAACCAAACCACTACCTCATCCCTTAACATTGGTGCATACAAGCTTAGCTCAAATACCTGGGGACAAAATACGGTCACCTTTAACAATGCCCCAACCTTTGGCGCATTGCTCGATCAAGCAAGAGTAAAAGGAACAAATCAAAAAGACTATATGTGGGATGTAACCGCTTATGTAAACGAATATATATCGAGCGGCTTTAGTAAAATTCCAATTGGCATTAGCTGCCTCAATAAACCCGGAAATGTTACAGCTATTTTCAATTCAAGCGAAAGCAATACTGCTATTCCAAAACTGATTATTATATCCAATCAGGTAGTACCAAACATAAGTCAGAAAAACATTGCTAAGCATACCTCCCAATCGCTTCAGGATATGGTGCAGGTATTTCCAAATCCTGCAACCACAACCTTGCATGTAAAAATTAATGCACCGTACTCACAGTTGCAATTTGAACTAACCGATATGCGCGGCAGCGTGGTTAAAACAGGAAGACTTTACGATCATTCGCTATTTTCGATTGATGTAAGCGATGTAACTAAGGGTATATACTATCTGAAAATTTACAATTCAGCCTTTGTAAAAATAGAAAAGGTAGAAGTGTGTTGCGATTAACCGCACTATTCAATCACGCGCAGGCGCGCGTACTTCATAAGTAATGTTTTCGATCCCGCATCTTTAAAGTTGATGGTGCATTTATTATTGGGCGGTGTGCCCTCTATGGCAACTACGGTTCCGATACCAAATGAATCGTGCATAACCGTATTACCTACGTCAAGCGCTGTGGGCGTTGCCGCACCGGTGGCAGCGGCAGCATTCACCTTCTTAAAACGGGAGGGCAATGCCTGTGTTGCTTGCTTGGGCGCTGGTGGCCGCAGCCTGAAAGCACTTTTACCAGGCTGACTCCACTCATCAGCAGGGGGAGCAAAATCATGAATAGATGCCTTAGAAGTAACTAACTCTAAATGTGCAGGATCAATTTCTTCCAGAAAACGACTAGGCTCGCTATTTTGCAAATTGCCCCATCGGTACCTCGACATCGCATACGATAAACATAACTTGCGCTCGGCACGGGTTATAGCAACATAAAATAACCTTCGCTCTTCCTCCAAATCTTCGCGCGTGTTTAGCGACAACATACTTGGAAACAAATTCTCTTCCATACCGGCAATAAACACATGCTTAAACTCGAGTCCTTTGGCAGCATGCACCGTCATCAAGCTTATTTTATCATCGTTACCATCTTTTTTATCTGCATCCGCATCGGTTAGTAAGGCAATATCCTGCATATACAATTCCAACTTGCGCACTTCAGCAGGCTGCTCATCGGCACGCTCAGGTGCAGGTACCGCATTGCGTCCGGTATCAGTAAACTCCTTTACACCATTAAGCAACTCTTGCAAGTTTTCGTAATGGCTAACTCCTTCGTTTGTTTTATCGCTAAAGTACATTTTTAGCAACCCACTATGCTCAGCTATATAACTTGCAGCTTCGTAGGCATTATGTTGCTTTGCCACTACAGCAAAACTTTTTATCATCGATCCAAAGTCCTGAATTTGCGCACGTGTACTTGCACTTACATCCTGACAATAGTCATGTATACTAAGTACCACATCCCATAGCGAACACTGATTGGCATCCGTGGCAACTATCATCTTATCAATGCTGGTATCCCCTATTCCACGCTTAGGCAAATTAATCACACGTTTGAGCGCTTCCTCATCGTTATGATTTAATGCCAATCTAAAATATGCCAACAAATCCTTCACCACCTTACGTGCATAAAACGATACGCCTCCATAAATGCGATAGGGCAAGTTCATCCTGCGCAGGGCCTCTTCCAATGCTCGCGACTGCGCATTGGTGCGATACAATATGGCAAAGTCCTTATGCACCAACTGCTCATTCATCCTTGCCTGAAATATCTCATTTGCAATCGTGTTCCCCTCCTCATTGTCAGACATGGCACGTAGCACTTTTATCTTATCGCCCTGCGTATTATCCGTCCACACATTCTTCTTCAGCTGACTTTTATTTTTGGCAATCACCCCATTGGCAGCATCCACAATAATTTTGGTGCTACGATAATTTTGCTCCAACTTAAAAGTTTTCAAATCCGGATAGTCCTTTTCAAAATTTAGAATATTCTGAATATTCGCACCGCGAAAAGCATAAATACTTTGTGCATCATCGCCCACCACACAAATGTTTTCGTGTTGTGCAGCCAACTTTTTTACAATTTGATACTGTGCAAAATTCGTATCCTGAAACTCATCCACTAAAACAAACTTGAACTTATTCTGATACTTCAACAACACTTCAGGATACTTGGCAAGCAAGGCATAGGTGAAATACAAAATATCGTCAAAGTCCATCGCCCCCGACTTTAAACAACGCTTGCTGTATAACTCAAACAGCAAACCCATCATGGGTTTGCCCGACACCGTATCATGATTTACCTGATCCACATCCTGCTGATAATGCTGCCAGCTTTTCAAGTTATTCTTAAAACTTGATATGCGGTTAAGCACCGAATTTACAGGGTATGTTTTATCATCCAACCCCTGCTCCTTCAACAAGCTGCGCACAAGGCTTTTGCTATCATCCGTATCGTAAATTGTAAAATTAGATGGAAAACCAATCTTCTCAGCCTCTATGCGCAACACGCGGGCAAACACACTGTGATACGTGCCCATCCATAAATTGCGCGCATCATCACCTGCTATTTTTGCAATACGATCTTTCATCTCACGAGCAGCCTTGTTCGTAAATGTAAGGGCAAGAATATTAAAAGCATCAACCCCACTATTTACCAGGTGTGCTATGCGATAAGTAAGTACACGCGTTTTGCCCGAACCGGCACCCGCTATAATCATTACCGGACCCTCCAACTGCTCCACCGCTTCGCGCTGTACGCTATTCAAATCATTTAAAAAATCAACCGACATGTATGCTTCAAAAAAAAATTATATTCACTAAAAAACAGAAACGCAAAAGTAACCCCACATTCATCTATAACAAGGCTTATTAGCTTTTAGTTATCAACCAGGCAACACGCCAGCTGCTTTGTAGCCCGCAAGCCAATATCCAAAGATGAAACAGCGGGCGGCCTACTGCTAACATACACGAGTCCCGCCATCCGCTATATCTTTTATTTTTTTGTGCGTTTTAAGAATAGAAAAAATAAAAGGATGCCGCTACTGTCGGGGTTAGTGATAAGGCTGATAACTTCGTTTGATTCATTATTCCAAAAAAAAAGCTCTTCGACATGTTCCGAAGGGCTTGTCGAAGATTAGATTTTGAAACATTTTTAATGTTTCACCGCTGGCGCGAGCTTGCAGCTCGTGCCTCTAAATAATTTTTCTTTCGATAACAATTTTTCTTCCATTGCAATACCACTACAACCTAACCACCTTTACACTCCCCTCACCACTCGGCCACCTCATCCTACAAAAATAAACCCCCGCACCAAGCTCACTTATATCCACCGT is drawn from Bacteroidota bacterium and contains these coding sequences:
- a CDS encoding PQQ-dependent sugar dehydrogenase is translated as MIRLTALYIILFASWCFNHSIGQSLPTGFSHTLVTNNLNGPTNMAFAPDGRIFITGKSGEIRIVKNGLLLPTPFAVLNASYTGERGLLGIAFDPNFASNNYVYVHYTIPNGSNNRVSRLTANGDVMVPNSELIILNLDPLSNATNHNGGTIKFGTDGKLYIGAGENNNAAASQDLTSYLGKILRINTDGSAAQGNPFYTSSNSKKKRIWSYGLRNPFSFSFHPGFGTLFIQDVGSNLFEEINNGTLGGLNFGWPATEGPGTNSSYSYPLFSYANGMGATEGCALSGGTWFDAAISNFPSTYANKYFFIDYCNQYIKYINANGTGVTTFATGLPIESIILEQGPDGNLYYLSRSTNALYKISFAGISAPVINAQPVSTTAIGGQSATFMVTVTGTAPITYQWKKNGVNISNSNNSVLTLNNVTGANAGTYTCKVTNAYGTATSNGAVLTVLPYNAPPVATIISPASAATYTGGMTLTFSGDATDAETGTLPATVFQWEVVFHHAAHTHPGPSIAQQVKTGSITIPDAGEVATDVFYRLYLYVTDPAGLSDTAFVDILPQIVNLKFNTVPQGLKLRIDGQEIITPSTIPSVVGLKRQLTAITPQSDNGGNTFSFVNWNTATTPTLNITTPTTGKTYTATYTGIYRPADNPSNTVQGLVMEHYSGTWTDIPDFASILADDVGTVATISVATYLNTDFFAVQFSGYINVPSDGIYTFYTASDDGSNLYIGDALIVDNDGLHGMLEKSGTIGLQAGLHKISVGFLEYNGAENLIVSYAGPGINKQVVAASSLFRNADVVEIPVNGDAYIRSGTYANTALGNTDPLKLACRQATAANSNFQQTILKFDISGLNNPVDSALLVMHGALNQTTTSSLNIGAYKLSSNTWGQNTVTFNNAPTFGALLDQARVKGTNQKDYMWDVTAYVNEYISSGFSKIPIGISCLNKPGNVTAIFNSSESNTAIPKLIIISNQVVPNISQKNIAKHTSQSLQDMVQVFPNPATTTLHVKINAPYSQLQFELTDMRGSVVKTGRLYDHSLFSIDVSDVTKGIYYLKIYNSAFVKIEKVEVCCD
- a CDS encoding UvrD-helicase domain-containing protein — encoded protein: MSVDFLNDLNSVQREAVEQLEGPVMIIAGAGSGKTRVLTYRIAHLVNSGVDAFNILALTFTNKAAREMKDRIAKIAGDDARNLWMGTYHSVFARVLRIEAEKIGFPSNFTIYDTDDSKSLVRSLLKEQGLDDKTYPVNSVLNRISSFKNNLKSWQHYQQDVDQVNHDTVSGKPMMGLLFELYSKRCLKSGAMDFDDILYFTYALLAKYPEVLLKYQNKFKFVLVDEFQDTNFAQYQIVKKLAAQHENICVVGDDAQSIYAFRGANIQNILNFEKDYPDLKTFKLEQNYRSTKIIVDAANGVIAKNKSQLKKNVWTDNTQGDKIKVLRAMSDNEEGNTIANEIFQARMNEQLVHKDFAILYRTNAQSRALEEALRRMNLPYRIYGGVSFYARKVVKDLLAYFRLALNHNDEEALKRVINLPKRGIGDTSIDKMIVATDANQCSLWDVVLSIHDYCQDVSASTRAQIQDFGSMIKSFAVVAKQHNAYEAASYIAEHSGLLKMYFSDKTNEGVSHYENLQELLNGVKEFTDTGRNAVPAPERADEQPAEVRKLELYMQDIALLTDADADKKDGNDDKISLMTVHAAKGLEFKHVFIAGMEENLFPSMLSLNTREDLEEERRLFYVAITRAERKLCLSYAMSRYRWGNLQNSEPSRFLEEIDPAHLELVTSKASIHDFAPPADEWSQPGKSAFRLRPPAPKQATQALPSRFKKVNAAAATGAATPTALDVGNTVMHDSFGIGTVVAIEGTPPNNKCTINFKDAGSKTLLMKYARLRVIE